One Chitinophagales bacterium genomic window carries:
- the murA gene encoding UDP-N-acetylglucosamine 1-carboxyvinyltransferase, whose amino-acid sequence MDAFEVVGGNRLSGELVPQGAKNEALQIISAVLLTQEEVTVSNVPDIRDVNTLIEVLRELGVRVEKRAPHTYSFQANNIDPDQLLSDSFKKKASSLRGSIMVMGPLLARFGKAVIPRPGGDKIGRRRLDTHFIGFQKLGGRFTYDASANVFEVEADELKGTYMLLDEASVTGTANIIMASVLAKGTTTIFNAACEPYIQQLCRMLNRMGARIEGVGSNLLTIHGVERLGGCQHRLLSDMIEVGSFIGLAAMTGSTLTIKNVDAQHLGLIPDVFRKLGIEIELKGDDFVVYGERPYEIKPFIDGSILTIADAPWPGFTPDLLSIVLVVATQAKGTVLIHQKMFESRLFFVDKLIEMGAQIILCDPHRAAVVGINRAYPLRGIHMSSPDIRAGVSLLIAALSAEGKSVISNINQIDRGYQHIDERLRAIGADIKRI is encoded by the coding sequence ATGGACGCTTTTGAGGTTGTCGGAGGCAACCGCCTCTCGGGGGAGCTGGTTCCGCAGGGGGCAAAAAATGAAGCTTTGCAGATAATCTCAGCTGTTCTGCTTACACAGGAAGAAGTTACCGTCTCCAATGTTCCGGATATACGCGATGTAAATACCCTCATTGAGGTGTTGCGGGAACTGGGCGTAAGGGTAGAAAAAAGAGCACCCCATACCTATTCCTTCCAGGCCAACAATATTGACCCGGACCAATTGCTTTCCGATTCCTTTAAGAAAAAAGCATCCAGCCTGCGCGGCAGCATCATGGTTATGGGTCCTTTGTTGGCCAGATTCGGCAAAGCGGTGATACCGCGTCCCGGGGGAGATAAAATCGGCAGAAGGAGACTGGACACACATTTTATCGGATTTCAAAAGCTGGGGGGTCGCTTTACCTATGATGCCAGCGCTAATGTTTTTGAAGTAGAGGCCGATGAGTTGAAAGGCACTTATATGCTGCTGGATGAAGCCTCGGTTACCGGAACGGCCAATATCATTATGGCTTCTGTATTGGCCAAAGGCACCACAACCATTTTCAATGCTGCCTGTGAACCCTATATTCAGCAGCTGTGCCGTATGCTCAATCGCATGGGTGCCCGGATTGAAGGGGTAGGCTCCAACCTGCTCACTATCCACGGAGTAGAACGCCTGGGCGGATGCCAGCACCGACTGTTGTCAGACATGATAGAGGTGGGCAGCTTTATCGGGCTGGCTGCCATGACCGGCTCCACGCTGACTATAAAAAATGTAGATGCTCAGCATCTGGGGCTTATTCCGGATGTGTTTCGTAAGCTTGGTATTGAAATTGAATTAAAAGGAGATGACTTCGTTGTTTATGGAGAGCGACCCTATGAAATAAAGCCGTTTATTGACGGTTCCATTCTCACAATTGCCGATGCACCCTGGCCGGGCTTTACTCCTGACCTGTTAAGCATCGTACTGGTGGTGGCTACTCAGGCTAAAGGCACCGTGCTTATCCATCAGAAAATGTTTGAAAGCCGCTTGTTTTTCGTAGATAAACTGATTGAAATGGGTGCCCAGATAATACTTTGTGACCCACACCGTGCAGCTGTAGTAGGTATTAACCGTGCCTACCCTTTGCGTGGAATTCATATGTCATCTCCGGACATTCGTGCAGGAGTATCGTTGCTTATTGCCGCTCTATCGGCTGAAGGGAAATCTGTTATTTCCAACATCAATCAGATTGACCGCGGCTACCAGCATATAGATGAGCGCCTGCGTGCCATAGGAGCCGATATAAAAAGGATTTGA
- a CDS encoding potassium transporter: MKTLIKKFLLLTDMLRTGAALGALLTLLFHIGFRLSELTFRVFSEVLWGWVAAISVILLFSTGAAAFLRRKIPMAEIALLLLFALLVLSKYLWISRGEDAHFLFRFIAQHLVFVYVSLTVFFLVELGKIAARISGMPFNPAVLFVGSFLLLILAGTFLLLLPKATVAGISFHDALFTSVSAVCVTGLIVVDTATAFTPLGQLFILILIQLGGLGIMTFTSFFAMFFKGQSSVQEALVLKDYLNTLSLGDISRFVIKVVSLTLFIEAVGAAIILCTLDNAHFEGFEQKLFFAVFHSVSAFCNAGFSTLSGGLADSTVQYNYPLHLTVALLVIAGGLGFSIVFNFISYLRHLVAAFFRHWMAAKPLYVKPWALHMNSVIVIGTTALLLTGGTLYYLLFEYSGALSKHAGFFPRLVSAFFASATARTAGFNTISYADLTMASLLFTLLLMWIGASPGSTGGGIKTSVFAVAMLNIISTARGFTRTEFYRREIAALSVRRSFAIIVLSFLVTGVSVFLLCLFETDKQFMQLLFESVSAMSTVGLSLGITSGLSTAGKYVIMLTMFIGRVGALTLLTTILMQARNKSYAYPEELILMN; this comes from the coding sequence TTGAAGACACTGATCAAAAAATTTCTGCTCCTTACCGACATGCTAAGAACCGGAGCTGCATTGGGAGCATTGCTAACCCTTCTCTTTCATATTGGCTTTCGCCTCTCGGAACTCACGTTTCGTGTATTTTCTGAAGTTCTATGGGGGTGGGTAGCAGCAATTTCTGTCATTCTGTTGTTCAGTACGGGAGCTGCCGCCTTTTTGAGAAGAAAAATTCCAATGGCTGAAATAGCCTTGCTGTTGCTGTTTGCCCTGTTGGTGCTTTCCAAATATCTATGGATCAGTCGTGGCGAAGATGCCCACTTTCTGTTTCGTTTTATTGCCCAGCATCTTGTCTTCGTCTACGTTTCCCTCACGGTGTTTTTTCTGGTTGAGCTGGGCAAAATAGCCGCTCGCATAAGCGGTATGCCATTTAATCCCGCTGTGCTTTTTGTAGGTAGTTTTCTGTTGTTGATTTTGGCGGGAACATTCCTGCTCCTGTTGCCGAAGGCGACAGTAGCAGGAATCAGTTTTCACGATGCACTTTTTACTTCTGTGAGCGCTGTTTGTGTTACAGGGCTTATTGTGGTAGACACAGCTACCGCTTTCACTCCGCTGGGACAATTGTTTATCCTTATTCTCATTCAACTGGGAGGACTGGGGATAATGACCTTCACCAGTTTCTTTGCGATGTTTTTCAAAGGTCAGAGCTCAGTGCAGGAAGCCTTGGTTCTAAAAGATTATCTTAATACGCTGAGCCTGGGTGATATCAGCCGGTTTGTCATAAAGGTAGTATCGCTCACCCTGTTCATTGAAGCGGTGGGGGCAGCGATTATTTTGTGTACACTGGATAATGCCCACTTTGAGGGATTTGAACAAAAATTATTTTTCGCGGTTTTTCATTCCGTTTCTGCTTTCTGCAATGCGGGCTTTTCTACGTTAAGCGGAGGCCTTGCCGATAGTACGGTGCAATACAACTATCCTCTCCATCTGACGGTGGCTCTGCTTGTGATAGCCGGAGGACTGGGCTTTTCCATTGTCTTTAATTTTATTTCCTATCTAAGGCATCTGGTTGCTGCCTTTTTCCGCCATTGGATGGCAGCGAAGCCTCTTTATGTAAAGCCCTGGGCATTGCATATGAACTCAGTTATTGTCATTGGCACCACAGCGCTGCTTCTTACCGGCGGAACTTTGTATTATCTTCTTTTTGAATATAGTGGTGCCCTTTCCAAACATGCCGGCTTCTTTCCGCGCCTGGTTTCAGCTTTTTTTGCTTCCGCTACCGCCCGCACGGCCGGCTTCAACACCATCTCCTATGCAGACTTAACTATGGCCTCCTTACTTTTCACCTTACTGCTGATGTGGATAGGTGCCTCTCCAGGCTCTACCGGAGGGGGTATCAAAACCAGCGTGTTTGCTGTTGCCATGCTCAATATCATCAGTACAGCGCGAGGGTTCACGCGCACGGAGTTTTACCGGAGAGAAATTGCTGCCCTGAGCGTCAGGCGCAGCTTCGCTATCATTGTGCTCTCGTTTCTGGTGACTGGAGTATCCGTATTTTTACTCTGCCTGTTTGAAACAGATAAACAGTTTATGCAGCTCCTTTTTGAAAGTGTTTCCGCTATGAGTACCGTAGGCCTGAGCCTTGGAATAACTTCCGGGTTAAGCACTGCTGGAAAATATGTAATTATGTTGACCATGTTCATCGGGAGAGTGGGTGCACTTACTTTGCTAACGACCATACTCATGCAGGCGAGGAATAAGAGCTATGCATATCCGGAAGAATTAATTCTGATGAATTGA
- a CDS encoding protein sphX, which yields MAKAAKVFGIIVAVFFLASCSSPSGNKADQQGTELTGDIKIDGSSTVYPLTEAVAEEFRQAHPRVKVTIGVSGTGGGFKKFIRGETDISNASRPIKDIEARQAEENNIHYLELKVAYDGLAVIANPQNDWVDYITVEELRRLWEPEAQGKITRWNQIRPEWPDEEIHLYGPGVASGTFDYFTEAIIGEAGKSRGDFTASEDDNVLVQGVAGDKYGLAFFGLAYYEENMDKLKLVPVDNGQGPVKPSMETVRAGTYAPLSRPLLIYVNNTGLRRPEVQAFLNFYLDKANELVKEVGYIPLPEEEYQQEREKLQNFLKQLSAMQ from the coding sequence ATGGCTAAAGCAGCTAAGGTTTTTGGTATTATCGTGGCTGTCTTTTTTCTGGCTTCCTGCAGCAGCCCATCCGGCAATAAAGCCGATCAGCAAGGAACCGAACTTACCGGAGATATAAAAATTGATGGCTCCAGCACGGTGTATCCGCTCACAGAAGCAGTAGCCGAGGAGTTCAGGCAAGCCCATCCCCGTGTAAAGGTCACCATAGGCGTGTCAGGCACAGGGGGAGGCTTTAAAAAGTTTATCCGGGGTGAAACAGACATATCCAATGCATCCCGGCCTATCAAAGACATAGAAGCCCGACAGGCTGAAGAAAACAATATCCACTATCTGGAATTAAAAGTAGCCTACGATGGGCTGGCTGTAATTGCAAATCCACAAAATGACTGGGTGGATTACATCACGGTAGAAGAATTGAGAAGACTCTGGGAACCCGAGGCTCAGGGTAAAATCACACGATGGAACCAGATACGCCCCGAATGGCCTGATGAAGAGATTCACCTCTACGGCCCGGGAGTGGCTTCCGGCACATTTGACTACTTTACAGAAGCAATTATCGGTGAAGCCGGTAAAAGCAGAGGAGATTTTACCGCCAGTGAAGATGACAATGTGCTGGTGCAGGGCGTGGCGGGCGACAAATATGGACTGGCTTTTTTTGGCCTGGCTTATTATGAAGAGAATATGGATAAGCTAAAGCTTGTTCCGGTAGATAATGGTCAGGGGCCGGTGAAGCCCTCAATGGAGACAGTGCGTGCCGGCACTTATGCTCCTTTGTCGCGCCCGCTGCTGATATATGTCAATAACACTGGGCTCAGGCGTCCTGAAGTACAAGCCTTTCTCAACTTCTACCTGGATAAAGCGAATGAACTGGTTAAGGAAGTGGGGTATATACCCCTCCCTGAAGAGGAATATCAGCAAGAGCGTGAAAAACTGCAGAACTTCCTCAAACAGCTTTCAGCAATGCAATAA
- a CDS encoding phosphate transport system permease protein — protein sequence MRHRYEWIIEQFLRVSTFITILTTVGIIYILFSESAPFFIKVSIWEFLTDTEWTPLFTDKHFGILPLLSGTLLVTLIAVSVAFPIGLTVAVYLNEYASRSFRSALKPLLEILAAIPTVVYGFFALTIVTPFLQTIFPDLAGFNALSPGIVMGIMIIPFISSLSEDALYAVPSSLREAAYGMGSTRLQTAFRVLIPAASSGIFASVILALSRAIGETMIVAIAAGQQPRLTFNPMVPIETITAYIVQVSSGDVPHNSLEYNTIFAAGLTLFLFTFILNNISFWINRHYRQQYE from the coding sequence GTGAGGCACAGATATGAGTGGATCATTGAGCAGTTTCTACGAGTCAGCACATTCATTACAATACTGACCACCGTAGGTATTATTTATATTCTGTTTTCCGAGTCAGCCCCGTTTTTTATAAAAGTCTCCATTTGGGAGTTTTTGACTGATACCGAATGGACTCCCTTATTCACCGACAAGCATTTCGGTATTTTACCGCTTTTGAGCGGCACGCTGCTTGTCACACTCATAGCAGTGAGCGTGGCATTTCCTATCGGTCTCACGGTGGCCGTGTATTTGAATGAATATGCCTCCCGGTCTTTCCGTTCTGCCCTGAAGCCCCTGCTGGAAATTCTTGCGGCCATACCCACGGTGGTATATGGCTTTTTCGCACTTACTATAGTGACTCCTTTTCTGCAAACGATATTTCCGGATTTAGCTGGTTTTAATGCTCTTTCTCCGGGTATCGTCATGGGCATCATGATTATTCCTTTTATATCTTCACTGAGCGAAGATGCATTGTATGCCGTACCTTCTTCTTTGAGAGAGGCCGCCTACGGCATGGGTTCTACCCGATTGCAAACGGCTTTCAGGGTTTTAATACCAGCCGCTTCGTCAGGCATATTTGCCTCGGTTATTCTCGCCTTGTCCCGCGCCATAGGAGAAACCATGATTGTTGCTATCGCTGCCGGGCAACAACCCCGGCTGACATTCAATCCTATGGTGCCAATAGAAACCATTACCGCCTATATTGTGCAGGTAAGCTCCGGAGATGTACCGCATAATTCACTGGAATACAACACAATTTTTGCAGCAGGTCTGACCTTGTTTCTCTTTACTTTTATTCTGAACAATATCAGCTTCTGGATAAACCGCCACTATCGTCAGCAATATGAATAG